One genomic segment of candidate division WOR-3 bacterium includes these proteins:
- a CDS encoding DUF3795 domain-containing protein codes for MKIGVCGIACEKCPRMVKGTCPSGDAGCVPKENKFCKIATCAFKKGVRLCFECADFPCETTKEGPIAFGYCQYIRGK; via the coding sequence GTGAAGATCGGGGTTTGCGGCATTGCCTGCGAGAAATGCCCGAGGATGGTGAAAGGGACGTGCCCCAGCGGCGACGCGGGGTGTGTCCCGAAGGAGAACAAGTTCTGCAAGATAGCGACGTGCGCCTTCAAGAAGGGCGTGAGGCTGTGCTTCGAGTGCGCCGATTTCCCCTGTGAGACAACGAAGGAAGGGCCGATAGCGTTCGGCTACTGCCAATACATCAGGGGCAAGTGA